CACACGCCGTTCTTCAAGGGGTACCGGCCGCAGTTCTACTTCCGCACGACGGACGTGACGGGGGACATCGAGCTGCCGGAGGGGGTGGAGATGGTGATGCCGGGGGACAACACGCAGTTCAAGGTGAAGCTGATCGTGCCGGTGGCGATGGAGCAGGGGCTGCGCTTCGCGATCCGCGAGGGCGGCCGGACGGTGGGCGCCGGTGTCGTCACCAACATCCTCGACTAACAAACTGTGAGTTCCGAGTGACGAACGACGAGTGGGAGCAACACTCGTCCTTCGTCGCTCGTCATTCGGGACTCGCCCACACGGGCGTAGCTCAATTGGCAGAGCAGCGGTCTCCAAAACCGCAGGTTGCAGGTTCGAGTCCTGCCGCCCGTGCTCACGGGTCCACGTGGCCCCACCATTAGCACGCGAACCACGACGCGACATGGCAGACAACAAAGGAGCGGGTTACGTTCAGGAAGTCGTCAAGGAGATGAACAAGGTGCACTGGCCGAAGCAGAAGGAGCTCGTCAGCAACACCAGCCTGACGCTCATCGCCTCGTTCATCCTCGCGCTGTTCATCTTTTTCGCAGACAAGGGGATCAGTCAGATCCTCCAGTTCATCTACGGCTAGCCGTCGGCTAGGCCCGACCGGCTCGGCCGCGCGGTTGAGCGGTGCGCTCCCACGATTATTGGCGAAGGACAGGAATTATGGCTAAGAAGACGCAGGAAGGAATCCGTAAGTGGTACGTGCTACGGACGTTTTCCGGCCACGAGAAGAAGGTCAAGGAAGCGATTCAGAACGAACTCGAACTCAAGGGCTTTCAGGACCGCATTAGCGAAGTCCTGATCCCGACGGAGACCGTGTTCGAGATGCGCGGCGGCAAGAAGCGCACGCGTGAGAAGACATTCTTCCCCGGCTACCTCCTCGTCGAAGCATACCTCGATCCGTACCTCAGCGATATCCTCTCGGCGCTCCCGTCCGTCATCGGCTTCCTCACGACGGGCGACGAGCCGACCCCGCTCCGCCCCGACGAGGTGAATCGCATTCTCGGCCGCGTCGAGGAAACGGCGGCCGCGGGCGAGCAGCCCGAGATGCCGTTCAAGTCGGGCGACGCCGTGAAGGTCGTCGACGGCCCGTTCAACAACTTCTCCGGGTTCGTCGAAGAGGTGTACCCGGACAAGATGAAGGTCCGCGTGATGGTCTCCATCTTCGGCCGCAAGACCCCGCTCGAGCTCGATTACCTCCAGGTCGAGCACGAGGCCTAGCCCAAATGTTCCATGCGCCGTGAAGCCTCGGCGAAGCGGAAACCAGGCGGCCGTTCGTCCTTAGACATGGGCTCGGCTGCGTTTTACCACCCTTAAGATTAGC
This window of the Rhodothermales bacterium genome carries:
- the secE gene encoding preprotein translocase subunit SecE; this encodes MADNKGAGYVQEVVKEMNKVHWPKQKELVSNTSLTLIASFILALFIFFADKGISQILQFIYG
- the nusG gene encoding transcription termination/antitermination protein NusG, which codes for MAKKTQEGIRKWYVLRTFSGHEKKVKEAIQNELELKGFQDRISEVLIPTETVFEMRGGKKRTREKTFFPGYLLVEAYLDPYLSDILSALPSVIGFLTTGDEPTPLRPDEVNRILGRVEETAAAGEQPEMPFKSGDAVKVVDGPFNNFSGFVEEVYPDKMKVRVMVSIFGRKTPLELDYLQVEHEA
- the tuf gene encoding elongation factor Tu (EF-Tu; promotes GTP-dependent binding of aminoacyl-tRNA to the A-site of ribosomes during protein biosynthesis; when the tRNA anticodon matches the mRNA codon, GTP hydrolysis results; the inactive EF-Tu-GDP leaves the ribosome and release of GDP is promoted by elongation factor Ts; many prokaryotes have two copies of the gene encoding EF-Tu) — translated: HTPFFKGYRPQFYFRTTDVTGDIELPEGVEMVMPGDNTQFKVKLIVPVAMEQGLRFAIREGGRTVGAGVVTNILD